In Hermetia illucens chromosome 5, iHerIll2.2.curated.20191125, whole genome shotgun sequence, a single window of DNA contains:
- the LOC119658293 gene encoding uncharacterized protein LOC119658293: MDTSNIPPFLDHQYFKIALENGLKTNNIQIVNLQFSMGSGPGENFLSSVYRVLVTYSTGNAPPKSVSLIVKVVPDIPLYAGGGSEMHEKEAMMYFDILPAIEKGLKEGRMSPRGFFAALKEPKTIVIEDLKHLGYRLSDRQKGLNEDHCKLVLEKLGQFHALSMLYAEKNPMKMEHFKEGVVTPYSVNTPAFEMTHWANFKSTIALAESWPGYEAVAQKMKGIQTAKELAERLLTVADCSNDSFKILNHGDMWVNNFLFKYDSNGKPEDLIFVDYQCSVYGSPGNDINHFLGLSPAAEVLKNRHEHMIREYYYQSFKQTLQNVGYGRIPTEEAIMAEIRRKESYGVLLAIGVLPILSMDTCVSKDNTLENMSSGKVGSNMQHSVLSARFQEAMKYWLKRADESKLFD; the protein is encoded by the exons ATGGACACGTCAAACATTCCACCATTCCTGGATCATCAATATTTCAAAATCGCTTTGGAGAATGGTTTAAAAACGAACAATATTCAAATTGTTAATTTGCAATTTTCGATGGGAAGCGGTCCTGGAGAGAACTTCCTTAGTAGCGTTTATAGAGTGTTGGTAACATACTCTACCGGCAATGCGCCACCAAAATCGGTCTCCTTAATCGTTAAAGTCGTCCCCGACATCCCTCTGTATGCGGGAGGCGGAAGTGAAATGCATGAAAAAGAAGCAATGATGTATTTCGATATTTTACCAGCAATAGAGAAGGGCTTGAAAGAAGGGAGGATGAGCCCAAG AGGTTTTTTCGCGGCGCTTAAAGAACCAAAAACCATTGTCATTGAAGATTTGAAACATCTAGGATATCGTCTAAGTGATCGCCAAAAGGGGCTAAACGAAGACCATTGCAAACTAGTGTTAGAAAAGCTGGGGCAATTTCACGCACTTTCCATGTTATATGCGGAAAAG AATCCGATGAAAATGGAACATTTCAAAGAAGGCGTTGTAACGCCTTATTCTGTTAACACGCCAGCATTTGAAATGACACATTGGGCAAATTTCAAGTCTACAATAGCCCTTGCAGAAAGTTGGCCTGGCTATGAAGCTGTTGCACAGAAGATGAAAGGTATTCAAACGGCCAAGGAGCTTGCTGAAAGGCTTTTAACTGTCGCGGATTGTTCAAATGACAGCTTTAAAATTCTGAATCATGGTGATATGTGGGTCAACAACTTTTTATTCAAGTATGACAGCAATGGAAAACCAGAGGACCTTATTTTT GTTGATTACCAATGCTCAGTTTATGGGAGTCCTGGAAATGATATCAACCATTTTCTAGGTCTTAGTCCTGCTGCTGAAGTTCTCAAAAATCGACACGAACACATGATCAGAGAATACTACTATCAGTCTTTTAAGCAGACACTGCAAAATGTCGGTTATGGAAGAATTCCCACCGAGGAAGCAATTATGGCTGAAATACGAAGGAAAGAATCTTACGGCGTGCTTTTAGCTATTGGCGTACTTCCGATCCTATCAATGGATACATGTGTTTCCAAAGATAACACGTTGGAAAATATGAGCTCCGGGAAAGTAGGGTCGAATATGCAGCATTCAGTGTTGTCTGCGAGATTCCAAGAAGCAATGAAGTATTGGCTGAAGCGTGCTGACGAAAGCAAACTTTTCGATTGA